A stretch of Cryomorphaceae bacterium 1068 DNA encodes these proteins:
- a CDS encoding sigma-54 dependent transcriptional regulator — MASILIIDDERSIRNTLREILEFEKFTVDDAEDGPTGLKKLIETSYDAVLCDIKMPKMDGMEVLEKALEKGVESPIIMISGHGNIETAVEAIKKGAYDFIEKPLDLNRTLVTLRNAMDRVNLEEETKTLRKKIKLIKGSDIVGESKAIGEIKEMIAKVAPSDARVLVTGPNGSGKELVARQLHENSNRAKAPFIEVNCAAIPSELIESELFGHEKGAFTSAVKQRKGKFEQADGGTLFLDEIGDMSASAQAKVLRALQENKINRVGGDKDIKVNVRVIAATNKDLNAEIKEGNFREDLFHRLSVILIHVPSLNERIDDVPLLADHFLDSIAQEQGSPRKELTKDAYEALQSLNWTGNIRELRNLIERLIILCDKVISGEDVKRYANPGK; from the coding sequence ATGGCATCCATTCTGATTATTGACGACGAAAGAAGTATTAGAAACACGCTTCGCGAAATTCTTGAATTTGAAAAATTCACTGTCGATGACGCAGAGGATGGACCAACAGGATTGAAGAAACTCATCGAAACTTCATACGACGCCGTCCTTTGCGATATTAAGATGCCTAAAATGGATGGAATGGAAGTGCTCGAAAAGGCGCTGGAAAAAGGTGTGGAATCTCCGATTATCATGATTTCCGGACACGGGAATATTGAGACGGCCGTAGAAGCCATCAAAAAAGGCGCTTACGATTTTATCGAAAAGCCTCTCGATCTCAATCGCACTTTGGTGACTTTGCGCAATGCGATGGACCGTGTGAACTTGGAAGAAGAGACCAAGACATTACGGAAGAAAATCAAGTTGATAAAGGGGTCTGACATTGTCGGAGAATCTAAAGCAATTGGTGAGATTAAAGAAATGATCGCCAAGGTGGCACCTAGTGATGCCCGCGTATTGGTGACCGGCCCTAACGGATCGGGAAAGGAATTGGTAGCTCGCCAGCTGCACGAAAATAGCAATAGGGCAAAGGCACCATTTATTGAAGTTAATTGTGCAGCAATACCATCAGAACTAATCGAAAGCGAATTATTCGGTCACGAAAAAGGAGCTTTCACATCCGCGGTAAAGCAGCGAAAAGGAAAGTTTGAGCAGGCTGATGGAGGCACACTTTTCTTAGATGAAATTGGAGATATGAGCGCATCAGCTCAAGCCAAAGTACTGAGAGCATTACAAGAGAACAAGATCAACAGGGTAGGTGGCGATAAAGATATCAAAGTAAATGTGCGCGTAATTGCCGCAACCAACAAAGACCTCAACGCTGAAATCAAAGAAGGTAACTTCCGTGAAGATCTCTTTCACCGTCTAAGCGTAATCCTCATCCACGTGCCTTCACTCAATGAGCGAATTGATGACGTGCCATTGCTGGCTGATCACTTTTTAGACTCTATTGCACAAGAGCAAGGAAGTCCAAGAAAAGAGTTGACAAAAGACGCTTACGAGGCACTGCAATCACTGAATTGGACAGGGAATATCCGCGAGTTAAGAAACCTTATCGAGCGCTTGATTATTCTTTGTGACAAGGTGATTAGTGGCGAAGATGTGAAACGGTATGCCAATCCCGGCAAATGA
- the crcB gene encoding fluoride efflux transporter CrcB, which translates to MEITVRDVIAIFLGGGLGSVARFLTGRAMMRLIPSSFPWGTLAANVLSCIALGFFVWLIAKDGMKGWWISFAVIGFCGGFSTFSTFSYETVKLLHEGHVLMAGANVLVSLVACMVILYYLSKFIA; encoded by the coding sequence ATGGAAATTACCGTAAGAGATGTCATTGCGATATTCTTGGGCGGTGGCTTGGGTTCAGTCGCACGCTTTCTGACGGGAAGAGCTATGATGCGGCTTATTCCAAGTTCTTTTCCATGGGGTACGCTAGCCGCAAATGTTCTCAGCTGTATCGCTCTCGGTTTTTTCGTTTGGCTTATCGCCAAAGATGGAATGAAAGGGTGGTGGATCTCATTTGCCGTTATCGGCTTCTGCGGAGGTTTCAGCACCTTCTCTACTTTCAGTTATGAAACCGTTAAGCTTTTGCATGAAGGTCATGTTCTTATGGCGGGGGCCAACGTTTTGGTTAGTTTAGTCGCCTGCATGGTGATCTTGTATTACCTCTCAAAATTCATTGCATGA
- the dnaJ gene encoding molecular chaperone DnaJ, with protein sequence MAKRDYYEVLGISKSATQVEMKKAYRKLALKYHPDRNPDNADAEVKFKEAAEAYEVLNNPEKRQRYDRFGHQGVGGAAGGGGFGGGMSMDDIFSQFGDIFGGAFGGGGFSNGFGGGARRRRKGSNLRIKVKLDLAEILNGTTKKIKVNKLVAAEGTTFKTCTTCRGTGQVSRVTNTILGQMQTTSVCPTCQGSGEMVDKRPPGSDENGLVRKEEVISIDIPAGVEEGMQLNVSGKGNAAPMGGVPGDLLVVIEEVEHDTIKRNGKNLHYDLYVSFIDAVLGGAAEVPLVEGKAKINISAGTQSGKLVRLKGKGLPSVQSYGKGDMLVNINIWTPQELSKEEKKILEKLKESENFQPTANHDEKSFFQKVKDMFE encoded by the coding sequence ATGGCGAAGAGAGATTACTACGAGGTATTGGGCATTTCTAAAAGTGCTACTCAGGTTGAAATGAAAAAGGCCTACCGGAAGCTCGCCTTAAAATATCACCCCGATAGAAATCCCGACAATGCGGATGCCGAGGTGAAATTTAAAGAAGCAGCCGAGGCTTACGAGGTGTTGAATAATCCTGAAAAAAGACAGCGGTACGATAGATTCGGACACCAAGGTGTAGGTGGAGCTGCGGGTGGCGGAGGTTTTGGCGGCGGAATGAGCATGGATGATATCTTCTCACAATTTGGTGACATCTTCGGAGGCGCTTTCGGCGGAGGAGGTTTTAGCAATGGATTTGGTGGAGGAGCTCGTCGACGCAGAAAAGGCTCCAACCTTCGAATTAAAGTAAAACTCGACCTTGCTGAGATACTAAACGGCACGACCAAAAAAATCAAAGTAAATAAGCTCGTAGCAGCTGAAGGAACGACTTTTAAGACTTGCACCACCTGCAGAGGAACAGGACAAGTGAGTCGCGTGACAAATACGATTTTGGGTCAAATGCAGACCACGTCTGTATGTCCGACCTGCCAAGGAAGTGGAGAAATGGTGGACAAACGTCCTCCCGGATCTGACGAAAACGGCTTGGTAAGAAAGGAAGAAGTCATCAGTATTGACATCCCGGCCGGAGTTGAAGAAGGAATGCAACTCAACGTGAGCGGCAAAGGGAATGCAGCGCCAATGGGTGGCGTGCCCGGAGATCTCCTCGTAGTCATAGAAGAGGTAGAACACGACACCATCAAGCGCAATGGAAAGAACCTCCATTATGATCTCTATGTGAGCTTTATAGATGCCGTACTTGGGGGAGCTGCAGAGGTTCCATTGGTAGAAGGAAAAGCCAAGATCAATATTTCCGCAGGTACCCAAAGTGGTAAGCTTGTTCGCCTAAAAGGCAAGGGGCTTCCCAGCGTACAGAGCTATGGAAAAGGAGATATGTTGGTAAATATCAATATTTGGACTCCACAGGAGCTTAGTAAGGAAGAGAAGAAAATCCTCGAGAAATTAAAGGAAAGTGAGAATTTTCAACCAACAGCAAACCATGACGAGAAGAGCTTTTTCCAAAAGGTAAAAGACATGTTTGAATAA
- a CDS encoding ABC transporter permease has translation MSKISLIIEREYVSRVRKKSFIIMTFLGPILIGGLLSLGVFLGMNDSSIYNVLVVDLTPEIAFDSTSSPKPMFVDELKETSQVRFDYTTDGLTNAEFDSTEYTLMLVLREDIMTFPEAEMVFRKLPSMKARSYIKSQVERVIEDNKLIVESIPKEKFDEINTDLNIITVDAEDGSTSFKQEQAFIGFGFAVLIYFFIFLYGVQVMRGVMEEKSNRIVEVIISSVKPFQLMMGKIVGVALVGLTQFLLWVILSGILFSVATSILAPELANAGTMADQIQATEEVANEVSKDAMEQAAIGEIAELILFRVNWPLMIGMFIFYFLGGYLLYASLFAAVGAAVDNETDTQQFMMPITIPLVFGFIVSEFALTNPEGAMVFWFSQFPLTSPIVMMVRGAMGFDSGTIWELVLSMTLLIAGFVFCVWLAGKIYRVGILMYGKKVSYKELAKWLKY, from the coding sequence ATGAGTAAGATAAGCCTGATCATTGAACGCGAATATGTGAGTCGCGTGCGCAAGAAGTCCTTTATCATCATGACTTTCCTAGGTCCCATCTTGATTGGTGGCCTCTTAAGTCTGGGAGTATTTTTGGGAATGAACGACTCCAGCATTTACAATGTCTTGGTAGTCGATCTCACGCCTGAGATAGCTTTTGACAGCACCAGCAGTCCGAAACCCATGTTTGTGGATGAATTGAAGGAAACGTCACAAGTTCGATTTGACTACACCACGGATGGACTGACCAACGCTGAGTTTGATTCCACGGAATACACGTTGATGCTCGTACTGCGCGAAGATATCATGACCTTCCCCGAGGCCGAAATGGTCTTTCGGAAACTGCCAAGCATGAAGGCCAGAAGCTATATCAAGTCGCAGGTGGAGAGGGTCATTGAGGACAATAAATTGATAGTTGAATCAATACCAAAAGAGAAGTTTGACGAAATCAATACCGATCTGAATATCATTACTGTAGACGCCGAGGATGGCTCAACATCGTTTAAACAAGAGCAGGCATTTATCGGGTTCGGTTTTGCAGTTTTAATTTACTTTTTCATTTTTCTCTACGGTGTACAGGTGATGCGCGGTGTTATGGAAGAGAAAAGCAACCGAATTGTCGAGGTGATCATCTCCTCTGTGAAGCCCTTTCAACTGATGATGGGAAAGATTGTCGGCGTGGCATTGGTAGGCCTCACACAGTTTTTGCTATGGGTTATTCTTTCAGGAATTCTTTTTTCGGTGGCTACATCCATTCTTGCACCAGAGCTTGCCAATGCAGGAACAATGGCTGATCAGATTCAGGCAACAGAAGAAGTGGCGAACGAGGTGTCAAAAGACGCTATGGAACAAGCTGCTATCGGCGAGATAGCAGAACTCATTCTCTTTAGAGTCAATTGGCCTTTGATGATCGGAATGTTCATTTTCTACTTCTTGGGAGGATATTTACTATACGCCTCATTATTCGCGGCAGTAGGAGCCGCAGTTGATAATGAAACGGACACACAGCAGTTTATGATGCCGATTACTATCCCACTGGTCTTCGGATTTATTGTTTCAGAATTTGCACTCACAAACCCCGAGGGTGCCATGGTATTTTGGTTTTCACAATTTCCCCTCACCTCGCCTATCGTGATGATGGTGAGAGGAGCAATGGGCTTTGACAGCGGCACTATCTGGGAATTGGTTCTCTCCATGACATTGCTCATCGCAGGATTCGTTTTTTGTGTATGGCTCGCTGGCAAGATATACCGTGTAGGAATCTTGATGTACGGGAAAAAAGTAAGCTACAAGGAATTGGCAAAATGGCTGAAGTATTGA
- a CDS encoding alkaline phosphatase family protein: MKRTLGIVAAVFLSVLTLAQDTDDRPKLVIGIVVDQMRNDYLTRYADLYGEGGFKRLMYKGFYGANHRFSYMPTTTGPGHASVYTGTTPAIHSIVANDWYDPITKEGMYCVQDKSVRSVGVDKAAGQMSPKNLKTTTVTDELKLFWNQKSKVIAVSLKDRGAILPGGHLADGSYWYNDKKFITSSYYMDELPTWVTDFNNLNLVDTFFAKGWQPLLAKEAYSASLPDNNPYESLYEGEKYPTLPKDLLDLAEQNDPEEVLKRSPWGNSLILEFGLAAVIKEELGQDEITDFLALSFSSPDYMGHAYGPRALEIEDMYLKLDNDLAMFFDFLDKYVGKGEYTVMLTADHGAADVAQFSIDNNLPGGYFDRSGSKALLEQVLLDYHSLGKELIEEMEGNQIFLNLDKLKEAGIAISDLTDYLAMEISRFPGIYAAYSAERVRMAGSAEFPIGNLQRGLHPYLSGDVVFVLESGWMRYGKTGTTHGSPWVYDQHVPLLLYGFGVEKGKTYRETNIRDIAPTLSVIMGVPFPSGMTGSPIIEAIKE, translated from the coding sequence ATGAAACGGACTTTAGGTATAGTAGCAGCGGTTTTCTTATCAGTATTGACTTTGGCGCAAGACACCGACGATCGTCCTAAATTGGTCATTGGAATTGTGGTCGATCAAATGAGAAACGACTACCTCACTAGGTATGCGGATTTATATGGTGAAGGTGGTTTTAAGCGCCTCATGTATAAAGGTTTTTATGGTGCCAATCATCGTTTCTCTTATATGCCCACGACGACCGGACCCGGACATGCATCAGTTTACACAGGGACCACTCCGGCCATTCACTCCATCGTTGCAAACGATTGGTACGACCCCATTACCAAAGAAGGAATGTACTGCGTACAAGACAAGAGTGTGAGGTCTGTCGGCGTAGATAAAGCTGCAGGCCAAATGAGCCCGAAGAATCTTAAGACAACGACCGTTACCGATGAGCTCAAACTTTTTTGGAATCAGAAATCGAAAGTGATTGCCGTTTCGCTGAAAGATCGTGGGGCTATTTTGCCAGGTGGTCACTTAGCCGACGGATCCTATTGGTACAACGACAAAAAGTTCATCACGAGTTCGTACTACATGGACGAGTTACCAACGTGGGTCACTGATTTTAATAATCTGAATCTGGTGGATACCTTCTTCGCGAAGGGTTGGCAGCCATTACTGGCTAAGGAAGCTTACTCTGCCAGTCTTCCTGATAACAATCCCTACGAATCTCTCTACGAAGGTGAGAAATACCCTACGCTCCCAAAAGATTTGTTGGATCTGGCTGAGCAAAACGATCCGGAGGAAGTCTTAAAAAGATCTCCATGGGGCAATAGTTTGATTCTTGAGTTTGGTCTGGCAGCAGTCATTAAAGAAGAGTTGGGTCAAGACGAAATTACCGACTTTCTAGCTCTAAGCTTTTCATCTCCGGATTACATGGGGCATGCCTATGGCCCCAGAGCTTTGGAGATTGAAGATATGTACCTCAAGTTGGACAATGACCTTGCAATGTTTTTTGATTTTTTGGATAAATACGTTGGTAAGGGAGAGTACACCGTTATGCTCACGGCTGATCATGGAGCAGCTGATGTGGCTCAGTTTTCTATCGATAATAACCTTCCGGGAGGATATTTTGACCGAAGCGGAAGCAAGGCATTGTTGGAGCAAGTCTTGCTTGATTATCATTCTCTAGGGAAAGAGTTGATCGAAGAAATGGAAGGAAACCAAATTTTCTTGAATCTCGATAAGTTGAAAGAAGCGGGAATAGCCATCAGTGATTTGACCGACTACTTGGCTATGGAGATCAGCAGATTCCCGGGAATTTATGCGGCATATTCAGCTGAAAGAGTGCGGATGGCGGGTTCTGCCGAGTTTCCCATTGGGAATCTTCAGCGAGGCTTACACCCTTACCTTTCGGGAGATGTCGTATTCGTATTGGAAAGCGGATGGATGCGCTATGGCAAGACCGGAACAACCCATGGAAGCCCTTGGGTTTATGATCAGCACGTGCCTCTTTTGCTATATGGTTTTGGAGTTGAAAAAGGCAAGACTTATCGTGAAACGAACATTCGCGACATAGCACCCACACTTAGTGTGATTATGGGTGTTCCCTTTCCATCGGGAATGACGGGAAGTCCGATCATTGAAGCAATCAAAGAATAA
- the purE gene encoding 5-(carboxyamino)imidazole ribonucleotide mutase — translation MVGIIMGSKSDLPVMQEAADVLDELNVPYKMEIVSAHRTPERMYEYAKTAEENGIRVIIAGAGGAAHLPGMTASITPLPVIGVPVKSRNSIDGWDSVLSILQMPGGVPVATVALDGAKNAGILAAQILGTGNEDLRRRISDFKEGLKQKVLKDAQNLG, via the coding sequence ATGGTAGGAATCATCATGGGTAGCAAAAGCGACCTTCCCGTAATGCAAGAGGCAGCGGATGTTTTGGACGAATTAAACGTCCCTTACAAAATGGAAATCGTTAGTGCGCATCGCACTCCTGAGCGCATGTACGAGTACGCCAAAACTGCCGAAGAGAATGGTATTCGAGTGATTATCGCAGGTGCCGGTGGCGCGGCTCACCTGCCGGGAATGACGGCTTCAATTACACCACTTCCCGTAATTGGTGTTCCTGTGAAAAGCCGAAATAGCATCGATGGCTGGGATTCGGTATTGAGCATTTTGCAGATGCCAGGAGGTGTTCCCGTCGCAACCGTGGCATTGGATGGCGCCAAGAATGCAGGTATTTTAGCCGCGCAGATACTGGGAACTGGAAATGAAGATTTAAGAAGACGAATTTCCGACTTCAAAGAAGGATTGAAGCAAAAGGTACTGAAAGACGCTCAGAATCTAGGCTAG
- a CDS encoding 5-(carboxyamino)imidazole ribonucleotide synthase: MSKAPYHKDFKLGVLGGGQLGRMMQQEAVNLDIKLACLDPNENAPCAKLVPEFVTGSFNDEETVYQFGKNKDLITVEIEHVSIPALKRLQAEGIKVYPQPELLEIVQDKGLQKEFYRENGIPTAEYRLIDSKAELGDHKDFLPFAQKLRKGGYDGKGVQIIRTEADFEKAFDSPCVLEKFVAFEKELAVIAARNEQGETSGFPAVELEFNPEANLVELLFAPAEITEEIEKKALEIAMQTIDAFGFVGILAVELFLNRDGEILVNEVAPRPHNSGHHTIEANITSQYAQHLRCILGLPLGDTTLRVPAAMVNLLGEANFSGPARYEGLEDALAESGVYIHLYGKAETKPFRKMGHVTITAESAEKARHLAHKIKDTIKVKSE; the protein is encoded by the coding sequence ATGTCAAAAGCGCCATACCACAAGGATTTTAAGCTAGGTGTACTGGGAGGAGGCCAGCTGGGAAGGATGATGCAGCAAGAAGCTGTGAATCTCGATATCAAATTGGCTTGTCTCGACCCAAATGAAAATGCACCCTGTGCGAAACTGGTTCCCGAATTTGTAACGGGAAGTTTCAACGATGAGGAAACGGTCTATCAATTCGGTAAGAACAAAGACCTCATCACGGTAGAAATCGAGCATGTCAGCATCCCCGCATTGAAGAGACTTCAGGCAGAAGGAATCAAAGTATATCCGCAGCCCGAGCTACTGGAAATCGTTCAAGATAAAGGCCTGCAAAAAGAGTTTTACCGTGAAAATGGCATTCCGACGGCAGAGTATCGGTTGATCGATTCGAAAGCCGAGCTTGGAGATCACAAAGACTTTTTGCCTTTTGCTCAGAAGCTCAGAAAAGGAGGATATGATGGGAAAGGGGTTCAAATCATTCGCACCGAAGCTGATTTTGAGAAAGCTTTCGACTCTCCCTGTGTATTGGAAAAATTTGTTGCTTTCGAAAAAGAATTGGCAGTAATCGCCGCTAGAAATGAGCAAGGCGAAACCTCAGGTTTCCCTGCGGTAGAGCTTGAGTTTAACCCTGAAGCCAATTTGGTAGAACTGCTTTTTGCCCCTGCCGAAATCACTGAAGAGATTGAAAAGAAAGCACTCGAAATTGCAATGCAAACCATTGATGCTTTCGGCTTTGTAGGCATTTTAGCGGTAGAACTATTTCTAAATAGGGATGGTGAGATTTTGGTAAATGAAGTAGCTCCCCGACCACACAATTCGGGTCATCACACGATCGAAGCAAATATTACGTCGCAGTATGCTCAGCATTTGCGCTGCATATTGGGATTGCCACTCGGCGACACTACCCTCCGAGTACCCGCCGCAATGGTCAACCTGCTGGGCGAAGCAAATTTTTCGGGCCCCGCTCGATACGAAGGCCTCGAAGATGCACTTGCTGAAAGCGGAGTTTATATTCACCTTTACGGGAAAGCTGAAACCAAGCCTTTTCGAAAGATGGGCCACGTTACTATTACTGCCGAAAGTGCTGAAAAGGCTCGCCATCTCGCTCATAAAATTAAAGACACCATTAAAGTAAAATCCGAATAA
- the obgE gene encoding GTPase ObgE — translation MSNRNFVDYVKIHCRSGKGGAGSKHLFRDKLTSKGGPDGGDGGRGGHVIIRGNAQLWTLLHLKYRKHIKAEHGESGGKQTSTGKSGQDAYVEVPLGTVAKDPDTGEVLIEITDDGQEFILLEGGRGGQGNAHFKTSTHQTPRFSQPGEDEQEAWRILELKVLADVGLVGFPNAGKSTLLSVITAAKPEIANYPFTTLVPNLGIVSYRNDRSFIMADIPGIIEGASKGKGLGTRFLRHIERNSLLLFMVPADSDDIAKEYDILINELSAYNPELLDKDRLLAITKSDLLDDELKAEMEAEMPPVEYVFISSVAQIGLSELKDKIWKKLNS, via the coding sequence ATGAGTAATCGCAACTTCGTCGATTACGTAAAAATCCATTGCCGCTCCGGAAAAGGCGGAGCAGGGAGTAAACACCTTTTTCGCGATAAGCTGACATCAAAAGGAGGTCCTGATGGTGGAGATGGCGGACGTGGTGGTCACGTGATCATTCGCGGAAACGCGCAGCTTTGGACACTACTCCACCTCAAATACCGCAAGCATATTAAAGCTGAGCATGGCGAGTCCGGTGGTAAACAAACGAGTACGGGAAAGTCGGGGCAAGACGCCTATGTTGAGGTTCCGCTTGGAACGGTCGCCAAAGACCCTGACACGGGAGAAGTGCTGATAGAAATCACGGATGACGGGCAAGAGTTCATTTTGCTCGAAGGTGGGCGTGGTGGACAAGGAAACGCTCATTTCAAAACATCTACTCACCAAACGCCGCGTTTTTCACAGCCCGGAGAAGACGAACAAGAAGCTTGGAGAATTCTTGAGCTTAAGGTCTTGGCCGATGTCGGTTTGGTCGGTTTCCCAAATGCTGGAAAGTCAACTCTCCTTTCTGTCATTACCGCAGCGAAACCTGAAATTGCCAATTACCCTTTCACGACGCTTGTTCCCAATTTGGGAATAGTGAGTTACCGAAATGATCGCTCTTTCATTATGGCCGATATTCCGGGTATTATCGAGGGTGCCAGCAAAGGAAAAGGCTTGGGAACCCGTTTTCTCAGGCATATCGAGCGGAACAGTCTCTTGCTGTTTATGGTGCCCGCCGATAGCGATGACATTGCCAAGGAATACGATATTCTGATAAACGAACTATCCGCTTACAATCCTGAGTTGTTGGATAAGGATCGACTTTTGGCCATCACTAAAAGTGACCTGCTGGACGACGAGCTCAAAGCAGAAATGGAAGCTGAAATGCCACCTGTGGAATATGTTTTCATTTCATCTGTAGCGCAAATCGGGTTGTCGGAACTCAAAGATAAAATCTGGAAAAAACTCAATTCGTAG
- a CDS encoding ATP-binding cassette domain-containing protein → MAILEAQNITKSYSNHVALSNVSIAVPKGSIFGLLGPNGAGKTSLIRIINQITAPDDGRIAFDGKDLKPEHVQSIGYLPEERGLYKKMKVGEQAVYLARLKGMSKAEATKKLKEWFQRFDIEDWWNKKVEELSKGMAQKVQFITTVLHEPKLLILDEPFSGFDPINANLIKEELLRLRDEGATIMLSTHNMGSVEEICSDIALINDAKVVLEGSVKEVRNKFKEGVYDLVFSGNMLSFTNALWTNFELISHHETEDKLRSARIKLTEGATVNDLLKTVITVAEVHSLNEVIPSMNDIFIKIVQQKGESDE, encoded by the coding sequence ATGGCGATACTCGAAGCCCAAAACATTACAAAGTCGTATTCAAATCATGTTGCGCTTTCTAATGTGAGCATAGCGGTTCCAAAAGGGAGCATCTTCGGATTGCTCGGTCCCAATGGTGCCGGCAAAACTTCATTGATTCGAATCATCAATCAAATTACCGCTCCCGATGATGGACGAATCGCCTTTGATGGGAAAGACCTCAAACCCGAGCACGTTCAAAGCATCGGCTACTTGCCCGAAGAGCGCGGACTTTATAAGAAAATGAAAGTGGGAGAGCAAGCCGTTTATTTGGCTCGACTCAAAGGAATGAGCAAGGCAGAGGCCACGAAAAAGCTCAAAGAATGGTTCCAGCGCTTCGATATTGAAGATTGGTGGAACAAGAAAGTAGAAGAGCTTTCAAAAGGAATGGCTCAAAAAGTGCAGTTTATCACAACGGTGCTTCACGAACCAAAACTCCTAATTCTAGATGAGCCTTTCAGTGGTTTCGACCCTATCAATGCCAACCTTATCAAGGAAGAGTTGCTGCGGCTGCGAGACGAAGGTGCTACGATTATGCTTTCTACTCATAACATGGGTTCAGTAGAAGAAATATGCAGCGACATTGCTTTAATCAATGATGCCAAAGTGGTACTTGAGGGCAGCGTCAAAGAAGTTCGAAATAAATTTAAAGAAGGAGTTTATGACCTCGTCTTTTCGGGCAATATGCTCAGCTTTACCAATGCACTGTGGACCAACTTTGAGCTCATCAGCCATCACGAAACGGAAGACAAACTCCGCAGTGCACGAATCAAACTGACTGAGGGTGCTACTGTCAATGACCTCTTAAAAACCGTTATTACAGTTGCCGAAGTTCACTCACTCAATGAAGTCATACCAAGTATGAATGACATCTTCATCAAAATAGTTCAACAAAAAGGAGAAAGCGATGAGTAA
- a CDS encoding nucleotide exchange factor GrpE translates to MSEKDKVESQDIEETQAQGEEQAFAKADKSNSSNGNSNSSEESTENEYEAAMTELQKKYDTVNDKYLRLYSEFENFRRRTAKEKLDLMKNAGSDFAGDILPVVDDFERAISSNENNDDVEALKEGFKLIHHKLLNLLQNKGLKAMNSINQPFDTEYHEAITNIPAPSEDMKGKVIDVAEKGYFYNDKVLRYAKVVVGQ, encoded by the coding sequence ATGTCAGAAAAAGATAAAGTAGAAAGTCAAGATATAGAGGAAACTCAAGCCCAAGGCGAAGAGCAAGCTTTCGCAAAAGCAGATAAATCGAATTCTTCAAACGGAAATTCGAATAGTTCTGAAGAGAGCACGGAAAACGAGTATGAAGCAGCTATGACGGAATTGCAGAAAAAGTATGACACGGTAAATGACAAATACCTGAGACTTTACTCTGAATTCGAAAACTTCAGACGAAGAACGGCTAAGGAAAAACTCGATTTGATGAAGAATGCGGGTTCAGACTTTGCAGGTGATATATTACCGGTTGTAGACGACTTCGAGCGCGCTATCAGTTCTAATGAGAACAACGATGATGTAGAAGCTTTGAAAGAAGGCTTTAAGCTCATTCACCACAAATTGTTGAACCTGCTTCAAAACAAGGGGTTGAAAGCAATGAATTCCATCAATCAGCCTTTTGACACGGAGTATCACGAAGCCATTACCAACATACCTGCTCCGTCAGAAGACATGAAGGGCAAGGTGATTGACGTAGCTGAAAAAGGATATTTCTACAATGATAAAGTGCTTCGATACGCCAAAGTGGTTGTAGGACAGTAA
- a CDS encoding phosphatase PAP2 family protein → MIEQLEQWDRQLFLWLNGLHVDWLDQPMYYMSDELVWIPLYLFFLWAIAKAYDWKMALWTLLGVAIVVTIGDRLSVELFKEVFQRYRPSRNLELYDLVHTVNDYRGGKYGFVSSHATNFFGIATFLYMLFRKPYPKAAPFVFLFSGLVAYTRIYLGVHYPADIACGAIFGASIGWLVYKTFNRFIWKLP, encoded by the coding sequence ATGATTGAGCAATTGGAACAGTGGGATCGGCAATTGTTTCTCTGGTTAAACGGCCTACACGTCGATTGGCTCGACCAGCCCATGTACTATATGAGCGACGAGCTGGTTTGGATTCCTTTGTACCTCTTTTTCCTTTGGGCTATAGCCAAGGCTTATGATTGGAAAATGGCACTATGGACATTGCTTGGTGTCGCCATAGTTGTAACCATCGGCGATCGACTTTCGGTTGAATTATTCAAGGAAGTTTTTCAGCGATACCGTCCCTCGAGAAATTTGGAACTCTATGATTTGGTACACACTGTAAATGACTACCGCGGAGGCAAATATGGCTTCGTGAGTTCCCACGCTACCAACTTCTTTGGTATCGCAACTTTTCTCTACATGTTGTTTAGAAAGCCCTACCCGAAAGCAGCTCCTTTTGTTTTTCTTTTTTCGGGGTTGGTGGCTTACACACGTATTTATCTTGGGGTACACTACCCGGCTGATATTGCTTGCGGAGCCATTTTCGGAGCATCAATAGGTTGGCTCGTTTACAAAACCTTTAATCGGTTCATATGGAAATTACCGTAA